A portion of the Lolium rigidum isolate FL_2022 chromosome 1, APGP_CSIRO_Lrig_0.1, whole genome shotgun sequence genome contains these proteins:
- the LOC124682188 gene encoding mucin-17-like, translating into MKEGVAAAENPTVTMAVPEVAANEGQHAEGSSVPMAMPEESAVVDQHFEGSTVPMAVPAEAAGADQRAEGVTVPMVAPEKASDDSTVSMAVVQEEAAVIDQHFEGSTVPMAVPEEAVGADQRAEGVTVPAPEKAAEDSTVSMVVPEKAADADQHLEGSTVSMVVTEEAVDVDQRGEGLTVSMVVTQEAVDADQHGESSTVSMVVTQEAVDVGQHGEGSTVPMVMQEEAVITDQHIEGVRVPLVVPEAAADADHHIEDANTQYKHGDTDGIINVTPGEMRGIIEVIAETGKFWHEWSFLKRLLSLQLMQVLGEYSEVQMVMREDGQQQNSLSAEAHSELFSQLNDALLRFEEGPPFTLQRLCEILLDPKGTYKKLSKLALALEKTLLVTSTITKCTDPYPVAHGRNSEATAITEITDPVDAKPEKLPEHPAAVSNGTEHAGGDGDEEMADAEAEAGPGSHDDVEMQEEKPDHHMAGVDSHTSSGVATTCGTVGGSEQPLEPQS; encoded by the exons ATGAAGGAAGGTGTGGCGGCAGCGGAGAACCCgacggtgaccatggcggtgccgGAGGTGGCTGCCAACGAGGGTCAGCATGCCGAGGGCTCGTCGGTGCCTATGGCGATGCCGGAGGAATCTGCTGTTGTGGACCAGCATTTCGAGGGCTCAACGGTGCCAATGGCTGTGCCGGCGGAGGCTGCTGGTGCGGACCAGCGTGCCGAGGGTGTGACGGTGCCCATGGTGGCGCCGGAGAAGGCTTCTGATGACTCGACGGTGTCTATGGCGGTCGTGCAAGAGGAAGCTGCTGTTATAGACCAGCATTTCGAGGGCTCAACGGTGCCAATGGCTGTGCCGGAAGAGGCTGTTGGTGCGGACCAGCGTGCTGAGGGTGTGACGGTGCCGGCTCCAGAGAAGGCTGCTGAGGACTCGACGGTGTCTATGGTGGTGCCAGAGAAGGCTGCTGACGCGGACCAGCATCTCGAGGGCTCGACAGTGTCTATGGTGGTGACAGAGGAGGCCGTTGATGTGGACCAGCGTGGGGAGGGCTTGACAGTCTCTATGGTGGTGACACAGGAGGCCGTCGATGCGGACCAGCATGGGGAGAGCTCGACAGTGTCTATGGTGGTGACACAGGAGGCTGTTGATGTCGGCCAGCATGGGGAAGGATCGACAGTGCCTATGGTGATGCAAGAGGAGGCTGTCATCACAGACCAACATATCGAGGGAGTGAGGGTGCCCTTGGTGGTGCCCGAGGCAGCTGCTGACGCGGATCATCACATTGAGGATGCGAACACGCAGTACAAGCATGG GGATACTGATGGAATCATCAATGTTACTCCTGGGGAAATGAGAGGCATCATCGAAGTTATAGCTGAAACGGGGAAGTTCTG GCATGAATGGAGTTTTCTCAAGAGGTTGTTGTCTCTCCAATTGATGCAG GTCTTGGGTGAATATTCTGAGGTTCAAATGGTGATGCgagaagatgggcagcaacagaaTTCTTTGTCTGCAGAGGCACACTCAGAGCTGTTTAGCCAGCTAAATGATG CCCTCTTGAGGTTTGAAGAAGGTCCTCCATTTACACTGCAAAGACTTTGTGAG ATTCTGTTGGATCCAAAAGGAACATACAAGAAATTGTCGAAGCTCGCTTTGGCCTTGGAGAAG ACCCTTCTAGTCACGTCTACTATAACCAAGTGTACCGACCCATACCCAGTTGCCCACGGTCGAAATTCCGAAGCAACAGCAATCACAGAAATCACAGATCCTGTCGATGCAAAACCTGAAAAGCTGCCGGAACATCCTGCAGCGGTTTCCAACGGAACAGAACATGCAGGAggtgatggtgatgaagagatGGCTGACGCAGAAGCCGAGGCAGGGCCCGGTAGCCATGATGATGTCGAGATGCAGGAGGAGAAGCCTGATCATCATATGGCAGGTGTCGACTCCCATACCAGCTCAGGCGTGGCTACTACTTGTGGAACAGTCGGTGGCAGTGAACAACCTCTGGAGCCGCAGAGCTGA